DNA sequence from the Manihot esculenta cultivar AM560-2 chromosome 11, M.esculenta_v8, whole genome shotgun sequence genome:
TGATACGATGATCAAGAATAGCTAAAGGATGAATAGGTGGATCTAGAGGAAAGGGCGGCAGTAGTGGAATTGTGGTGGACTGGTTCTCATGATACCGTTTAAGGTTGGACACATGAAATACAGGATGGATCTTTGAAGTTGGAGGAAGATCCAGCTTGTACGCCATGGAACCAACACGTTCCATAATGGCAAAGGGGCCATAGAACCTTGCCGAAAGCTTCTGATTGCTCCTGTTAGCGACTGAAGATTGGCGATATGGTCGAAGGCGCAACAAAACCTTATCTCCCACCTGAAATTCCAAAGGCCTGTGGGAAAGATCATAGGAACGTTTCATGCGTTGTTGAGCATGTTGCAGATTTTCACGAAGGGAACTCAACATCCGATCCCTTGATTGTAAAACAGTATCAACTGCGTCAATGGAAGAGCTCCCAGGTAAGTAAGATAACAATCTTGGAGGAGGGCGACCATACACTGTTTCAAAAGGAGTGGATTTGAGGGAAGAATGGTAGCTGGTGTTGTAGCAGAATTCAGCCCAAGACAACCAGTCAATCCACTTAGTGGGTGTAGAACTTGTGAAACAGCGAAGGTACATTTCGATGGTTCGGTTGACCACCTCCGTTTGTCCATCCGATTGGGGGTGATAAGATGAACTGAAACAGAGCTTCGTTCCACACAAACGGAACAGTTCTTTCCAAAAAGAACTAGTGAAAGTCACATCCCTATCACTTACAATAGTTTCTGGCAGGCCATGCAGCTTAAAGATGTTGTCAAAGAAAGATCGTGCAACACTTACAGCGGAATATGGGTGGGACAGTGCCAAGAAGTGTCCGTATTTGGAAAATCTGTCGACCACGACCAGTAAAACATTTTTACCCCGAGAAGCAGGAATCCCTTCAACGAAATCAATAGATATGTCAGCCCAAATCTGGCATGGAATCGGTAGAGGATGAAGCAGGCCGGCTGGTCGTAGAGTTTCAGTTTTATGCCTCTGGCAAGTATCACAGGCCTGTACAAAATCCCGGACAATTTTTTTCATACCAGTCCAAAAAAAATCACGAGTGATCCGGTAAAGAGTCTTCTGGTAACCTTCATGAGTTTGATTATGAAGAGCACTGACAACCAGCTGAATGGTTGGAGATTTCTGCGGAATGTAAACTCTGTTTTTGTAGAAGAGTAAATCATTCCGAAAACTCCAGTTGGCTGAAGAAGTACCCTCAAGAATAGCCGCAATTTTTTTCTGAACTTCTGCTGATTCTGTCTGCTCTTTCCTAATATCATCAAATAAACTTAATTGCGGCATAGAAACCGCCATTAGAGCAGCACTGTCAGTATCTCGGCGAGACAGAGCATCAGCCACAATATTGGATTTCCCTGCTTTGTATTCCACTGTAAACGAAAAACCCATTAGTTTACTGACCCAATGTTGTTGCGTGGATGATAAGTGGCGTTGCTCCAAGAGATATTTGAGTGTATAATGGTCTGTGCGAACCAGAAATTCACGGCCCCACAGATATGATCGCCAGTGTTTAATGGCTTTCACTAACCCAATCAGCTCTCGTTCATACGCCGGAAGATTGAGGTGGCGCGCTGCGAAAGAACGGCTGAAGTAGGCGATTGGTTTGTTTTGCTGAAGCAGGACAGCCCCTATTCCAATACCAGAAGCATCGCACTCAACAACAAATGACAAATCAAAATTCGGCAAGACTAGGATAGGAGTATTTGTCATTGCCGATTTCAATTTTTCAAAGGCAGCCAACGATTCTGCATTCCAGACGAACCCATTCTTGCGCAACATAGCTGTAAGCGGCGCTGCGATTAAACCATAATTCTGGACGAACTTACGATAGTATCCTGTAAGCCCTAAAAATCCCCGCAAAGCCCGAATTGTGGTGGGCTTGGGCCATTCCATTATTGCTGAAATTTTGGTCTGATCAACTTGAACCCCATGCTATGAAATAATATGACCTAAATAGGAAATCTGAGTTTGGCCAAAAACACACTTCGACCGCTTGAGGAACAATTTATTTGATGCCAGCAATTGAAATACCAGCTGAAGATGGTGGAGATGCTCCTCCCAAGACTTACTGAAAACCAGGATATCATCAAAAAAAAcgagcacaaattttctcaagaaGGGTTGGAATACCTCGTTCATCAAGGCCTGGAAAGTCGAAGGGGCGTTGGACAATCCAAACGGCATCACCAAGAATTCAAAGTGGCCATGGTgagtccggaaagctgtcttttCCACATCAGTAGGGTGCATGCCCACTTGAAAATATCCAGATAACAAGTCCAGCTTGGTGAAATACTTTGCACCTCCTAGTTCTTCCAACAACTCATCTATAACCGGAATTGGGAACTTATCCTTGATGGTTATTGCATTTAATTCCCTGTAGTCGACGCATAATCGCCAAGACCCATCTGCTTTTGGAACCAAGATCACTGGGGAGGAGAATGGAGATCTGCTCGGCCGAATTATACCCTGTTTCAACATGGCTGCACACTGCTGTTCAATCTCATCTTTTTGGCCATGCGGATAACGGTAGGGCCGGACCACCACTGGTTTTGCTCCTGGCTCAAGAGGAATACGGTGGTCACACGCTCTACTAGGTGGCAACCCTGTTGGAGCATTGAATAAAGGAGCAAATTCTGCCAATAATTGCTGCATTTGTATATCAGAAGCGGTGGAACCGAGCAAACTGTGCAGATCTGACCTTGTTGTATTAAATGAAGAAGTCAGCCCCTGAAGGTCAACCCGATGCCCCTGTTGGAAGAAACTCATACTCATGACTGAAAAATCCCATAAAATGGGTCCCAAAGTGCATAGCCAGTTTACTCCCAGGACGACATCAAAATCAGTTAGAGGAAGAACAAACAGATCAACCATAAAGGAGTTTGATTCGAGTAGAATCGGGGTGTCCTTACAGATTCCTGGACTGGTAAGTTGGTCGCCGTTTGCAACGTGAACCTTTAAGCCATTCTTTTCATTAACCTCGGCATGTAACTCTTCAACTTTTGATGCAGATACGAAACTATGGGTGCTGCCGGAGTCGATAAGAATTAGAACCCGACCACCTTTCCAGCTGCCATACAATTGCATGGACTGGGGCCCTCGAACACCAGTGATGGCGTGCAAAGATATTTCTGGCTGATTTAGATTGAGGTCTGGGAAAGTATCACCATTCTCATCTGGTTCTTCCAAATCAATCCAGAAAAGCTTCTTACATTGATGGCCGCGAACAAATTGCTCATCACAGTTAAAACACAGGCCCTTTTTCCGGCGCTCATCCATCTCGTCTCTAGACAGCCGTTTAACTGACCGATTGGAACGGAAATCAGATGGAAATGTGTTGCGACGAAGGTCTTTCACTGCTGCTGAACGGGGAAACAGCTTGCGTTCATACAGCCGAGAAATACTCATCGCGGTTACTAGATCCTTGGGCTGATGTAGTTCGACTTCTACTGAGATAGAATCTTGTAATCCGCTGAGATATAATTGAACCTTCTGCTGCTGTGTTAAAGTACCTGCGCGAGATACCAATACTTCAAATTGATTCTGGTAATCTGCTACAGTTCCTGTTTGACGAAGCTTAGCCAACTCGCCTAATTTATTGCTGCGAATTGGAGGGCCGAAACGGAGGTTACATTGTTGACTGAACTCATCCCAGTTGGGGTCTGGAAAATCATCCAGCAACTGGAGGTACCATAATTGAGCAATGCCCTCTAAGTGATAGGAAGCAAGGCTCACCTTCTCCTCATCAGGGGTTTGTTGATGACGGAAGAAATGCTGACAACGGCTAAGCCAGCCCAAAGGATCCTCCAGGCCATCATAGCGCGGAAAATCAAGCTTCGTGAATTTAGGCACAAACGAACTTCCTCCCGACTGTTCAGAAGTCGAAGTACCTGAAATTCCCTTATCTCTCCGTGATTTAGCTTGACTCTCTGCACTGGCAGAATGTAACCCCTGCTTTGTTGCGTCTAATTCAGCAGACATGGCAGCCAGTTTAGCGTGAACTTGAGCCATCTGATCATTGCGATCTTTGTTAGCTTGCTGTTCAGCTAGAAGTAACTCAAAGAGCTTTGAAAGCTGTTCCTGAACTGATTCACCCATAACaaagggctctgataccaaattgtTAGGGTCCCTTGTTTGTTGTCTGGTTTGGGGTTTATGGGTGAGGGGTGTAGATGGTGTTTGGGTGTTTTTCTTGTTTCCACGGGTCATGAACAAACTCAGCTCATAAGGGAGCTAAAACCTTTTCTTTTGAGTTAAAGTACTCAAGAACGGAATTGGGTTTTGGAAGCATGCCCATTCTATTGATGATTATTGTTTAAATACAGGAAGTGTTAACTACTGCTTCCTACATCATAGGAGCATTACCTCAATCATGGAGGAACACCCTCCCTAACTAATTAACAATAAAGAAAGTGGAGGAACCCCCTCCTACAAAACAGGAATCATTAAAAAACAGAAATAACAAAACATAACAGAACTTTGACTAGTTCCTAATTTCAATTTGTGGGCTTGGACTCTTGGTTCTGGTTCCTTGACGTGCATATACCTGCAAAGGCTTGATAACATAAAATATCAGGTTTTCAGTTGGAAGAGAACTAAACATTTTCCTTGACTAAGAGTTAAAAAGTCCAAAGCAGAACTAATCAAAATTCCTGTACTAGTCCAGTGGAAGAGAACTTACATATCCACCACCACCAACAACAACATCCCGAACACTTTCTTTGATGGTCATTCCACTCTTGGCATCAACGTCAGGCTGAGGAAGGCGCAACTTTGTGGGTCTTTCACTATCTCTAACCTCATCTGGATCTAGAGGGCAATCAACAGATGCATAATCTCCAAGAACTGAAACACTTCCAGGAATGCGGTCACCCATCATCTCATAAGGCTTTGAAGGGAACACATACAGATGAACAATAGAAGCAATGCCCATCTGTGCTGGATGAATAAATAGACCTGTTATACTATAATGGATTGAACGAGAAATATACAGTTACAGATTTATTGCAGAAAAACCCATAAGACAATCATCTATTACATTCCCAGAAGTACTTTAAAGCATTTGTACATGAATTAAACTATGTTTCAACCACTAATAAGTAAAATCAAATTCATTTGGCAAGTTTACCCCATCAACTACTCAATGAAAAGCTTAAAACTGTTGGCAACGATGACTGGGCCAAAAAATTTGATACCATTTAGTCCACGGCTTCAAGCACTTCAATTTTTGTACTCAAATTTGgtgaattgattaaaaaaaatttaactccAGAATTCATTTTCACGCTGGTACACAAGACAGCAGGTTTTCTTTTAGGCATACCAAAACAGCAAAATTGAGAAATTGAGATCCATAAACACCAGGAAGATCCAGATTATTCCCAGATTATTCCACATATCATGTTCTCTAACATAAATTTAAACCATTATGACTCAATCAACAATTGCCAGTGTCCCTGAGAAAAAAGATGCAAAGCCAAAAAGTTCAGCATTTTAGTCTAGTTGGAGTCACATAGTAATGACATCCTACATCCAACAATCCTATCTGAACACCATCCCACTACATTACCAGTTAAGGATACTGCAATACGTAGCAAAAGACAATGTTTACTTCTTTATATTAACATGCTTTCCAGGAAAATTATGTTAGGATCCATTTGGATTGGTTGGAAGTTGAAATTAAAAGGTTGGATTTATTTTCCAAGAGAAAATTGCAAAACATCAACATACTGTCAAATTCATTTTTGTAATTAAATCCCTAGAGAAAAAACTAGTTGAGCCGTTCCAGTTGCCAGACTGTTTTAACTCTCCCTCCTACTTTAATCAAGAATATGATAGCAGGCTCCTCTCAGCCAATAAACATCATCTTCTTTCAACAACTTGAGCCAGGCTGTACCAACCCTGCATCACAGATTGGGTAATTTCTACCAGTCCTTCCTCATCTTTGATGGTGATTTCACTTCCGTTTCTCATCCTCAATTTGTCACTAAAACATCCCCGAAATTCTAGCGTGCAATAACAAGTTTTTagatttaaaaagaataaaattaccTTTTGGCCTCtctcaaaaataataaaatcaccaTTTCACCCATTTCTCTTCTCTTTCTATCTCTTACctttatgattaaattatttaaataattatttatcaataaaattcattttattttattaaatttatcaataaattattaatatatgctattttattaatatttcaatttttataaatattatttattttattttattttatttacttccgtttttcataaatttaaagtattatttatgtaatattttaattttttttgaatcaatgtaatattttaattttattcataacagtttgaatatttaatttaaacaaatattattctaatattgctttttaaaaaatgaaaccgGACGCAAATTCCTCTGCAACAATATTCTTCTCTACCCCCCTCTACCTCCCCCTTTTCCCCTTTCTTCTTCTCTCCAGCAAGGAGTGCCAGCAGCCCTTACCACCTGCTATTGCTGGTCAAGAGGATGTAAACCAAATTAAAGTTTAGGATTTTTCGATAGTAAATTGAAGATGATGGAAGTTACACAACCTCAAAAATTGAGGGACAGCCCATAAAAATTATCCCCATAGAGCAACACATGCCACTTCCTTATATCTGGGCTAAACCTCCATAGTCCTATTCTAACAGCATACAGTCCATGATTTCATTCGCACAGAAATTGGTCAAGCCTTGGTTGGAAGTTTCTGCGAAGAAGCAGAACCATTTTTTTCCAttgcttaaaaaaaaattaaaatataatatatacttTTGCTCTGGTAGAGTGCAACTTATTCAGAATCTACACCAACCTGCAATCACCTTATGTTAACACACTGACTCAATCGTGACAGAACCTAAAGCTGACATCAGATAGGAGTGGCACATATCAAGTAATCTAGAAATTTGATAACAAACTGCATGGTCACCTGCTAAAAATCACGGCAATAGGTAGTCCATTATCAACCAGCAAAAATATTATTCACATAAAACCAGGAACATTCGTTGGAAAACTCACAAATAGGAGACAATAAGATCAGGCATAAATTCATTATTTCAACTCAGTTGATGCAAAGTACTTCCAACAATTAACCCCTTATTTCTTCCTTCTTTTTAACAGAACTTACCCTATTTCATACAGGATGGTTCAATTCTTTGAAATGAAACAATGGCAATTATGAATAATGCACTGAAATGATTTCACCAAGAAAGGCCTGTACCTCTATACAAATGATGAAGTCCTGTACGCTCGACTTAAATTGCAAGCCTTGAGCTATAGGACTTTTGAATAAACCAAGGGAAGAAAGAAGAGCAATTGCAACTCCTTGCCACCAAGTCAAAAACACAATTGACTTAAATGTCAGGAACTTGTATAATGGTTTTATGTGTGCCAGTTCATCCTTTGTGGCAGTGTAAAATTGAACTAAACAGTACAGAGCCCATGACTGGCTGAAATTTAGAACCACTGCCATGTAAGGATACCTACAAAATAAGGAAGGCTAAGACAATTAGAAATTCCTTACAGGGAACTTAAAGGTAATAGAGTTTTCGCATTCAAAACACTGGTATGCCTTCAAAAGAATTTATTCATTGGTGAAAATATGGAAGTTTAGAGGTGTGAGGAACACCAAAATCTTTAAAGCAAACATGCGATAGCAACTGAAGCAACATTGCACAATTCATAGAAAAACTAGAAACAAGAATACTTTGTAGAAAGAATATTTATCAATGGACTTCTGTGAAATGGTTTACAAAATTCAGCCAATACTCTAGATGTGGGATGTCATTGGGAATAAAGATAGAAATTGCTGTATATTGTGGGTTCAAACTCCAACCCGTCATGAAAGGGTTAATTATCCTTTTGGCTTTTGCCTGAGCTGATATCacatttatatgactatttacTAAAGCAAGAAGCAAATATCCACACCAAAAACAAAATAtctcaaataataataacaacaataataataactaCTGCTTAGAAATTCCAGACTTGTAAGGCTACCTCAAGTTTAATTCTATAATCATTCTTCTAGAAGAATGATTATGTGCTCCTTGTTAATAGTTCCATGTCTCCTTGTTAATAGTTCCATGTCATTCTTTCAATAATTAAGCTACACTAAGCATTATCCCAAACTAGTTGAAGTCATCTACAATGCCATGAAGCCAGTAGCAAGGTGGTCAAGCACACGTCTCGTGATGTAGAAGGGTTCACCCTAGCAAACCCCTTTAAAGTTTTCCACAATACCAAAATACAAAAGGAGTCGGCTATATCAGTTCACTTCCTCCAGTTCAATCAATTCTATGATGCACATACTCAAATTGGTTCAGCATCCCTTCTATCCAGTTTTCCTTAATCGGTGCAACTCCTAGTTTCCTACAAATGCATCCGTCATTTGCTTTATGCCTGTATCTTCACACATTCTCTTCCCATCCTCATTTCAACATGCTAATCTTGTGAATATGTTGTTCCTAGAATCTACACTGCTCAATACTCCAATTGTGTATAtccatacacacacacacacacacacacacacacacacgatATTGTGATTATTTACTAGACAACCTAATAGCTGCCTTTCACTCATCTACCTTCCgttgaaagttttaattataaatacattaaatcacCTTATACTTCTTAGTTATAAGTGTAGGTGTAGCAGCATATTATATCATACAATGTGTTTCAAGCATTAGCTATATATGCACCTCAATATTAAAACCTATCCAATTAAGAAATAAGTTAAAGTATATTATATGATGTATTATAGATTAGCAAccaactttaaaaattaaatagtaatccAGGTACAACTTTCC
Encoded proteins:
- the LOC110626435 gene encoding protein LAZ1 isoform X3, giving the protein MKYQDIISSLLGYSTPLWATLVSVAFVVLTLVFSFYLLFEHLSAYKNPEEQKFLIGVTLMVPCYAIESFASLVNPSISVDIEILRDCYESFAMYCFGRYLVACMGGEERTIEFMERQGRLSSKTPLLEHGHEKGIIKHPFPMNYILKPWKLGQWFYQVVKFGIVQYMLIKSLTAILAVVLEAFGVYCEGEFKWGCGYPYMAVVLNFSQSWALYCLVQFYTATKDELAHIKPLYKFLTFKSIVFLTWWQGVAIALLSSLGLFKSPIAQGLQFKSSVQDFIICIEMGIASIVHLYVFPSKPYEMMGDRIPGSVSVLGDYASVDCPLDPDEVRDSERPTKLRLPQPDVDAKSGMTIKESVRDVVVGGGGYPLQVYARQGTRTKSPSPQIEIRN